A region from the Nitrospira sp. CR1.1 genome encodes:
- a CDS encoding thioredoxin domain-containing protein: MVMRRVWHSGLFVGLMMMALVGWAGTAQAAKPELKGNFQMLSDEKSTHKPGKVQLVEFADFYCPHCHRFDGEGLMILEKEFGNKIEAVMVGYPVIPGKLPTAFDMYEQAKSMGKGNEMKRALFRTIHKDKIGIIDKAIREVLIREVGLNPAAFEEGLASAKPAKAFEDGRKWGDRIKIQQTPTVLLDGNIKVEQIDPENLKVIIQSILDGDGKK; this comes from the coding sequence ATGGTGATGCGTCGCGTGTGGCACAGTGGTCTGTTCGTGGGGCTGATGATGATGGCGCTCGTCGGGTGGGCGGGAACCGCGCAGGCGGCGAAGCCCGAACTCAAGGGCAACTTTCAGATGTTGAGCGATGAAAAATCGACCCACAAGCCGGGGAAGGTCCAATTGGTGGAGTTCGCCGACTTCTATTGCCCGCATTGTCACCGGTTTGACGGCGAAGGACTGATGATTCTCGAGAAGGAATTCGGAAACAAAATCGAAGCGGTGATGGTGGGATATCCGGTGATTCCCGGCAAGTTGCCGACGGCCTTCGATATGTATGAGCAGGCCAAGAGCATGGGGAAGGGCAACGAGATGAAGCGGGCGCTGTTCCGGACCATCCACAAGGACAAGATCGGCATTATCGACAAGGCGATTCGTGAGGTGCTGATCCGCGAGGTCGGACTGAATCCGGCGGCGTTCGAAGAAGGACTGGCCAGTGCCAAACCGGCGAAGGCGTTTGAAGACGGGCGGAAATGGGGCGATCGCATCAAGATTCAGCAGACCCCGACCGTGTTGCTCGACGGCAACATCAAGGTCGAACAGATTGACCCCGAGAATTTGAAGGTTATTATCCAAAGCATTCTGGACGGCGACGGAAAGAAGTAA
- a CDS encoding prolyl oligopeptidase family serine peptidase: protein MPAIYALVTVLFCVWSLLPAYAESGSAPPPAVVFASLPRIESIQLSPSGRHMAVLRNHEGQTFLETQTVTGQDAHPVVSTDNREYIITWFRWVNDERLLVSIRFAATREATDTIETRLLAVNRDGTEQTANLFKQSAFASMFGRKHFPRFHDQLVGTIPGDPRHVLLALDLEHPDAPDVYKVDVYSGERQLVEENPSSKPDASAISQWIADRAGVVRAGVGQFQTAVHAIVRLPESSLWRELADYDLARETGLVPLAFDADPAWLYVRDQHRGKAAIFKLNLMDRSADRILVVADPKFDLNGELVYAPGRKKVIGVRYSAADERVLFWDFDAQRLQARIDRAIPGTVNVIHSSSDDGRLHVVKSSGAAHPPRWSIFDEHDGRMVLLGKSYPDLETAAPAAPATTYVTARDGKELQVFLTVPKNRDPRQLPMILFPHGGPASRMPGGFNYWTQWFVSRGWAVLEPRFRGTEGYGDEELRAGFQRWGLEMQDDLTDVVRYAIRAGIADAKRICIIGSGYGGYAALMGAVKTPELYRCAVSLGGVTDLPQVLSDSRWYLNQKPMAESRIGSWWNDRDRLRETSPIAHAREIRTPLLLMHGLMDRSVPVSQSRDMADALKAANITTFRYVELPLADEVLRREEDRRHVFSEMERFLTPYLD, encoded by the coding sequence GTGCCGGCCATCTACGCACTTGTCACTGTTCTGTTCTGTGTCTGGAGCCTGCTGCCGGCCTATGCCGAGTCCGGCTCAGCCCCTCCTCCGGCCGTAGTGTTCGCCTCGCTTCCCCGCATTGAATCCATTCAGCTGTCCCCTTCCGGTCGGCATATGGCGGTGCTCCGCAACCATGAAGGGCAGACGTTTCTCGAGACCCAAACCGTCACGGGACAAGACGCGCACCCTGTTGTGTCGACGGACAATCGCGAATACATCATCACCTGGTTTCGTTGGGTCAATGATGAGCGACTGCTGGTGAGTATCCGGTTTGCGGCGACTCGGGAGGCGACCGACACGATCGAAACGCGATTGTTGGCGGTGAACCGCGACGGCACGGAGCAGACCGCCAATTTGTTTAAGCAGAGCGCCTTCGCATCGATGTTCGGACGGAAACATTTCCCGCGATTCCACGATCAGCTGGTCGGGACGATTCCCGGCGATCCCAGGCACGTGCTGCTCGCCCTCGATCTGGAGCACCCCGACGCTCCTGATGTCTACAAAGTGGACGTCTATTCCGGTGAGCGGCAGTTGGTGGAGGAAAATCCCAGTTCGAAACCGGACGCCAGCGCGATTTCGCAGTGGATTGCCGATCGGGCGGGGGTGGTGCGCGCCGGGGTGGGACAATTTCAGACCGCCGTGCATGCGATTGTCAGGCTGCCGGAATCCAGCCTTTGGCGAGAACTGGCCGACTATGACCTGGCCAGGGAAACCGGACTCGTGCCCTTGGCCTTTGATGCCGACCCCGCCTGGTTGTATGTGAGGGACCAACATCGGGGCAAAGCGGCGATTTTTAAACTCAATCTGATGGACCGCTCAGCGGATCGTATCCTCGTGGTCGCCGACCCAAAGTTTGACCTGAACGGCGAATTGGTTTATGCGCCGGGACGCAAGAAGGTGATTGGTGTGCGGTATAGCGCGGCGGATGAGCGGGTGCTCTTCTGGGACTTCGACGCGCAGCGCTTGCAGGCGCGTATCGATCGGGCGATTCCCGGAACGGTCAATGTCATTCACAGCAGCAGCGACGACGGGCGGCTGCATGTCGTGAAGTCGAGCGGCGCGGCGCATCCCCCGCGGTGGTCGATCTTCGACGAGCACGACGGGCGGATGGTGCTGCTTGGCAAGTCGTATCCCGATCTTGAGACGGCCGCGCCGGCTGCTCCCGCCACGACCTACGTGACGGCCCGGGACGGCAAGGAGCTGCAGGTTTTTCTGACGGTTCCCAAGAATCGGGACCCGCGCCAGCTTCCGATGATTCTTTTTCCTCATGGAGGGCCGGCCTCGCGAATGCCCGGGGGATTCAACTATTGGACGCAGTGGTTCGTCAGTCGCGGCTGGGCGGTGCTGGAGCCGCGTTTCCGAGGCACGGAAGGCTATGGAGACGAAGAGCTTCGCGCCGGATTTCAACGTTGGGGCCTCGAGATGCAGGATGACCTCACCGATGTGGTGCGGTACGCTATTCGAGCCGGTATTGCCGATGCCAAGCGGATCTGCATCATCGGATCGGGCTACGGAGGGTACGCCGCCTTGATGGGCGCCGTGAAGACGCCGGAGCTGTATCGCTGCGCCGTCAGTCTGGGCGGGGTGACGGACTTGCCCCAGGTTCTGTCCGATAGCCGCTGGTACCTGAATCAGAAACCGATGGCCGAGTCACGTATCGGTTCCTGGTGGAACGATCGGGACCGGCTCCGCGAAACGTCCCCCATTGCTCATGCGCGAGAGATTCGCACTCCGTTGCTGTTGATGCACGGCCTCATGGATCGTTCCGTGCCGGTCTCACAGAGCCGCGACATGGCTGATGCGCTGAAGGCGGCGAATATCACGACCTTTCGATACGTGGAATTGCCTCTGGCTGATGAAGTCCTTCGTCGCGAGGAGGATCGTCGGCACGTATTCTCTGAGATGGAACGGTTCCTCACGCCGTACCTCGACTGA
- a CDS encoding prepilin-type N-terminal cleavage/methylation domain-containing protein produces the protein MAYVPLDRRQQGFTIVELAIVMVIVGALAGLAVPAYLGYLDKARLTRCIAEIRYIARAVDSYHTAYDVYPNTLAEAGAGDMVDPWGNAYAYLNIAALMLPGSGHGGGSGGAGGGG, from the coding sequence ATGGCATACGTCCCCCTCGATCGTCGTCAGCAGGGATTCACCATCGTTGAATTGGCAATTGTGATGGTGATTGTGGGTGCCCTGGCCGGGTTAGCCGTGCCGGCCTATCTGGGATATTTGGATAAGGCCAGGCTCACGCGCTGCATCGCCGAAATTCGTTACATTGCCCGTGCCGTCGATTCGTACCATACCGCCTACGACGTCTACCCGAACACACTGGCCGAGGCAGGAGCCGGAGACATGGTCGATCCCTGGGGGAATGCTTACGCCTATCTGAATATTGCGGCGCTCATGCTGCCAGGTTCGGGCCATGGTGGGGGATCGGGCGGCGCAGGGGGTGGTGG
- a CDS encoding heavy metal translocating P-type ATPase, with protein sequence MAIDPICGMTVEPETAAGHAEHEGETYYFCSLHCLDRFRAAPAHSVKKDVPAGAGVHQTSRRSLPMMQPMAEQAATGGERDPVCGMTVQPATAAGSHIHEQKTYYFCCQGCLTKFRADPARYLAPIAAPQRQFGGKALPMVGGSPAGSTAATFIDPVCGMTVDPKTAAASFAYEGTTYYFCCQACLTKFRADPERYLSPGAAKEAMSTIPAPPGTKYVCPMCPEVLEEKPVPCPKCGMALEPDSVQPLPTKTEYVCPMHPEVVQDEPGACPKCGMALEARTVTAEEELNPELVDMARRFWVALGPAAVVFLLAMSHMIPGHPMHHLLSDTQSAWVQFLFSTPVVLWAGWPFFQRGWASIVHRSPNMFTLIAIGTGTAYLYSVVATLLPSWIPQSFHLESGAVPVYFEAAAVITVLVLLGQVLELRARSRTTGAIRALLGLAPKTARRLHEDGREEDVPLEQVQAGHRLRVRPGERVPVDGVILEGSTSIDESMITGESIPVEKFAGERVTGGTINGSGGVVMRADRVGADTLLSHIVRMVAEAQRSRAPIQRTADVVAGYFVPIVVAVAIITGLLWAWLGPEPRLAHALLNAVAVLIIACPCALGLATPMSIMVGTGRGASAGVLFKKAEALETIEKMTTLVFDKTGTLTEGKPKLRVVSAMAPWSETDLLRLAASVERGSEHPVANAIVGGAEARDITLEPVAEFTSKAGKGVMATVGARRVAVGTIDWLRELKVGDESALAALDANAELMRQTGQTVMLVAVDGRAIGLLGVADPIKSSTPEALRLLRQEGIRLVMVTGDHAATAQAVAKELGLDEVRAGVKPEEKSRIVQEFQRQGQVVAMAGDGINDAPALAQADVGIAMGTGTDVAMENAGVTLVKGDLRGIVRAYRLSKATMRNIRQNLFFAFVYNSIGVPVAAGLFYPVFGLLLSPMIASAAMTCSSLSVISNALRLRHTDL encoded by the coding sequence ATGGCGATTGATCCGATCTGCGGCATGACGGTGGAGCCGGAAACGGCGGCGGGGCATGCGGAGCACGAGGGCGAGACCTATTATTTCTGCAGCCTCCATTGCCTCGACCGGTTTCGCGCCGCGCCGGCTCACTCCGTGAAGAAGGACGTCCCCGCTGGCGCCGGCGTTCACCAGACAAGCCGCCGTTCGCTGCCGATGATGCAGCCGATGGCGGAACAGGCGGCTACGGGCGGGGAACGCGATCCTGTCTGTGGGATGACGGTCCAGCCTGCCACAGCGGCCGGCTCTCACATCCATGAGCAGAAGACCTATTATTTCTGCTGCCAAGGTTGCCTGACCAAATTTCGCGCCGATCCAGCCCGGTACCTGGCTCCAATCGCAGCCCCCCAGCGCCAGTTTGGAGGAAAGGCCCTGCCTATGGTGGGGGGCTCGCCTGCCGGTTCGACGGCTGCGACCTTCATCGACCCCGTCTGCGGGATGACGGTGGATCCAAAGACGGCGGCCGCATCGTTTGCCTATGAAGGCACGACCTATTATTTCTGCTGCCAGGCTTGTCTCACCAAATTTCGCGCCGATCCTGAACGCTATCTGTCGCCGGGTGCCGCCAAAGAAGCAATGTCCACCATTCCGGCACCTCCTGGAACTAAGTATGTCTGTCCCATGTGTCCGGAAGTCTTGGAGGAGAAGCCTGTCCCTTGTCCGAAATGCGGCATGGCCTTGGAGCCGGATTCCGTGCAACCGCTGCCGACGAAGACGGAATACGTCTGCCCGATGCATCCGGAGGTGGTGCAAGATGAACCGGGTGCCTGCCCGAAGTGCGGGATGGCGCTGGAAGCCAGGACGGTCACCGCTGAGGAAGAACTGAATCCGGAGTTGGTCGATATGGCCAGGCGGTTCTGGGTTGCACTGGGACCGGCGGCGGTCGTGTTCCTGCTGGCCATGTCGCACATGATTCCCGGCCATCCGATGCACCATCTGTTGTCGGACACGCAATCGGCCTGGGTCCAGTTTCTGTTCAGTACGCCGGTGGTGCTCTGGGCCGGATGGCCGTTCTTTCAGCGCGGCTGGGCGTCGATCGTTCACCGCAGCCCGAACATGTTCACGCTGATCGCGATCGGCACCGGCACGGCCTATCTGTATAGCGTGGTCGCCACGTTACTTCCGTCCTGGATCCCGCAATCATTTCACCTCGAGAGCGGGGCGGTGCCGGTGTATTTCGAAGCCGCCGCCGTCATCACCGTTTTGGTTCTTTTGGGCCAGGTGTTGGAACTGCGAGCCAGGAGCCGCACGACCGGCGCGATCAGGGCGCTGCTCGGCTTGGCGCCGAAGACCGCGCGGCGGTTGCATGAAGATGGCCGTGAAGAAGATGTGCCGCTGGAACAGGTGCAGGCGGGTCATCGGCTGCGGGTACGTCCTGGCGAACGGGTTCCCGTGGACGGAGTGATTCTCGAAGGCTCGACCTCAATCGATGAATCCATGATTACCGGCGAATCCATCCCGGTCGAAAAATTTGCCGGGGAGCGGGTCACCGGCGGCACGATCAACGGATCGGGCGGCGTGGTGATGCGAGCGGATCGGGTGGGGGCGGACACATTATTGTCCCACATCGTCCGGATGGTGGCTGAGGCACAACGCAGTCGAGCCCCCATCCAGCGCACAGCCGACGTGGTGGCCGGATACTTTGTTCCGATCGTGGTTGCCGTGGCGATCATCACTGGGCTGTTGTGGGCATGGCTGGGTCCGGAGCCGCGTCTGGCCCATGCCCTGTTGAACGCCGTGGCGGTGCTGATTATTGCCTGCCCTTGCGCGCTCGGGCTGGCGACGCCCATGTCGATCATGGTGGGGACCGGGCGCGGTGCGTCGGCCGGGGTGTTGTTCAAAAAGGCCGAGGCGCTGGAGACGATCGAAAAGATGACCACCCTGGTGTTCGATAAAACCGGCACGTTAACGGAAGGCAAGCCGAAGTTGCGGGTGGTCAGCGCGATGGCGCCCTGGTCGGAAACGGATCTGTTGCGATTGGCCGCGTCGGTCGAACGGGGAAGTGAGCATCCGGTGGCCAATGCGATTGTCGGCGGAGCTGAAGCGCGGGACATCACGTTGGAGCCGGTGGCCGAGTTCACGTCGAAAGCGGGAAAAGGCGTCATGGCGACCGTCGGGGCGAGGCGGGTTGCGGTGGGCACCATCGACTGGTTACGGGAATTGAAGGTCGGCGACGAGAGCGCGCTCGCTGCGTTGGATGCCAATGCCGAGCTGATGCGGCAGACGGGACAGACTGTGATGTTGGTCGCGGTGGATGGCCGCGCGATCGGATTGCTGGGCGTGGCGGACCCGATCAAGAGTTCCACGCCGGAGGCACTTCGTTTGTTGCGGCAGGAGGGCATTCGCCTGGTGATGGTGACCGGCGACCATGCGGCGACGGCGCAGGCGGTGGCCAAGGAATTGGGGTTGGATGAGGTCCGGGCCGGCGTCAAGCCGGAAGAAAAGAGCCGGATCGTGCAAGAGTTTCAGCGGCAAGGCCAGGTCGTGGCGATGGCCGGGGACGGCATCAACGATGCGCCGGCTCTGGCACAGGCGGATGTCGGAATCGCGATGGGCACCGGCACCGATGTGGCCATGGAGAACGCCGGGGTCACCCTGGTAAAAGGGGATTTGCGAGGAATCGTCCGGGCGTATCGGTTAAGCAAGGCGACAATGCGAAACATCCGCCAGAATCTCTTCTTCGCCTTTGTGTACAATAGTATTGGTGTGCCGGTGGCGGCCGGGCTCTTCTATCCGGTGTTCGGGCTTCTCCTCAGCCCGATGATTGCCAGTGCGGCCATGACCTGCAGTTCGCTCTCGGTGATTTCGAACGCGCTCCGCCTGCGGCATACCGATTTATGA
- a CDS encoding Slp family lipoprotein produces the protein MPTMRGKLLQGLGILWMAAILTACATSADQREAEDVGAQTPQFSQIKAAPESFKGQTLVLGGQVLSARRLKEGTRIEVLQLPLNEAQQPSLDLTKSQGRFVAIQREFLDPATVPQGTFLTITGQLTGSVTQPLDETDYTYPVLEINSFRTWIPSQDSTLPRYRPYPYYSPFWNPYWGPYGRFPYYW, from the coding sequence ATGCCCACGATGCGGGGCAAACTTCTACAGGGACTTGGTATTTTATGGATGGCCGCGATCCTGACAGCCTGCGCGACCTCCGCCGACCAGCGCGAGGCGGAAGACGTCGGAGCGCAGACACCGCAGTTTTCACAAATCAAAGCCGCCCCGGAATCGTTCAAGGGCCAGACCCTGGTGCTCGGTGGCCAAGTGCTCTCGGCCAGGCGGCTCAAAGAAGGTACCCGCATCGAAGTGCTGCAATTACCTCTCAACGAGGCGCAGCAGCCGTCTTTGGACCTCACGAAATCGCAGGGACGATTCGTCGCGATCCAACGGGAATTTTTAGACCCGGCAACCGTGCCACAGGGCACCTTTCTCACGATCACCGGCCAGCTGACCGGCTCCGTCACTCAACCGCTGGATGAGACCGACTACACCTATCCAGTGCTGGAGATCAACTCGTTTCGCACCTGGATCCCGTCCCAGGACTCGACCCTCCCCCGATACCGCCCCTATCCCTACTACAGCCCGTTCTGGAATCCCTACTGGGGACCGTATGGACGGTTTCCCTACTATTGGTGA
- a CDS encoding Do family serine endopeptidase, producing MSSPRSQSGLLAVGILGALLSCWSDGAASAADVLAPRPSRVSATGDLQAQVRATAAKVLPAVVSIASTVMVHDQAFSDEGLPFGMFKDVPPRRQYGQGSGVIVSSDGYIITNNHVVADAVDVEVILADRRQFKGRVVATDPKTDVAVVKINASGLPTAAWGDSSALAVGDFVLAIGNPLGLSRTVTFGIVSAVGRADVGVADVEDFIQTDAPINPGNSGGALVNTNGELVGINTAIASPTGGSVGVGFAIPSNMARTAMQSLIKTGRVVRGFLGASTQDVTPLLAKIFHLPDVKGSIITDLQAKGSAERAGLKRGDVVVRFDGRDVMDSGHLRNLMAAAAIGSKHRVELLRDARLMQAELTVQEAPRERQRKAQTAEPAGPTAHPLSGVIVDEITPALARQMDLPANTGLVVTDIEDGSLAEVSGLQPGDLLLELNRQPIPNFSTFQRLAEPLRSTDLALLLINRQGSLLYIPLQTE from the coding sequence ATGTCGTCACCTCGATCACAGTCAGGCTTGTTGGCCGTGGGAATCCTAGGCGCGTTGCTGAGCTGCTGGTCTGATGGGGCCGCCTCGGCGGCGGATGTGCTTGCCCCGCGTCCGTCAAGGGTGAGCGCGACCGGAGATTTGCAGGCACAGGTGCGGGCCACCGCCGCCAAGGTGCTTCCGGCGGTCGTGAGTATAGCCTCCACTGTCATGGTCCACGATCAGGCGTTCAGCGATGAAGGCCTGCCCTTCGGCATGTTTAAGGATGTGCCGCCCCGCCGCCAATATGGGCAGGGATCCGGCGTGATTGTCTCGTCGGACGGCTACATCATCACCAACAACCACGTGGTGGCCGATGCGGTGGATGTCGAAGTGATCCTGGCCGATCGGCGGCAGTTCAAAGGCCGCGTCGTTGCGACCGATCCGAAGACGGATGTGGCCGTCGTGAAAATCAATGCCAGCGGTCTTCCCACGGCGGCCTGGGGCGATTCTAGTGCGCTCGCTGTTGGCGATTTTGTGCTGGCCATCGGGAACCCTCTAGGTCTGAGCCGCACGGTGACCTTCGGCATCGTCAGCGCGGTCGGGCGCGCGGACGTGGGGGTTGCCGATGTGGAAGATTTCATTCAGACCGATGCGCCGATCAATCCCGGCAATTCGGGCGGCGCGCTGGTGAACACGAACGGGGAGTTGGTCGGCATCAACACGGCCATCGCCAGCCCCACCGGCGGGAGCGTCGGCGTCGGGTTCGCCATTCCGAGCAACATGGCCAGGACGGCCATGCAGAGTCTCATCAAGACAGGCCGCGTCGTGCGCGGGTTTCTGGGCGCCTCCACCCAGGATGTGACGCCCCTGTTGGCCAAGATTTTTCACCTGCCGGATGTGAAAGGATCGATCATCACCGACCTGCAGGCCAAGGGGTCAGCCGAACGGGCGGGATTGAAGCGCGGCGACGTGGTGGTGCGGTTCGACGGGCGCGATGTCATGGACAGCGGGCATTTGCGCAATCTTATGGCGGCGGCGGCTATCGGCAGCAAACACCGGGTCGAACTCCTGCGGGATGCCCGCTTGATGCAGGCCGAATTGACGGTGCAGGAAGCGCCGCGTGAGCGGCAGCGGAAGGCGCAGACTGCCGAGCCCGCTGGTCCCACGGCGCATCCCCTGTCCGGCGTGATCGTCGATGAAATCACTCCCGCGTTGGCTCGGCAGATGGATCTCCCGGCCAACACCGGGCTGGTGGTGACAGATATCGAGGACGGCAGCCTGGCGGAAGTGTCGGGACTGCAGCCCGGCGATCTGCTCCTCGAACTCAATCGGCAACCCATCCCCAACTTCAGCACATTTCAACGGCTTGCCGAGCCGCTGCGCTCCACAGATCTCGCGCTCCTGCTCATCAACAGGCAGGGCAGCCTGCTCTATATCCCGCTCCAAACCGAATAG
- a CDS encoding helix-turn-helix domain-containing protein, translating into MNKQLLRVGEAADALAVSRWTIYRWVEEGRLEGTKIGRGSLRVFRASLDRLVQRNKTHEMNLSL; encoded by the coding sequence ATGAACAAGCAACTCTTGCGCGTCGGGGAAGCGGCGGATGCCTTGGCGGTGAGCCGGTGGACGATTTACCGGTGGGTGGAGGAGGGCCGGTTGGAAGGCACCAAAATCGGCCGCGGCAGTCTGCGGGTGTTTCGCGCCTCGCTGGATCGGCTGGTGCAACGCAACAAGACGCACGAAATGAATCTCAGTCTATGA